The stretch of DNA CGCACCGATCGCACCGGCTCCGAGGACTGCGATCTTCACGATGGACTCCTCTCAGTAGGGGGCTGGATACTGTATGCAATATCGCTGGGCGGTGTCCATAGCCCGAGGGGGGTGGGCGCGCGAGGCGGGAAGTCTCACGTACAGCTATTGCATACAGTATTCAGTTGACTTTATGCTCGCTGTGCCGCCGACGCTTCCGTGAGCGGCTTTGGGAGGCCACTTCAATGGACCTGTTCGAGTACCAAGCACGAGATCTCTTCGCCGAGCACGGTGTACCGGTGCTGGCCGGTGAAGTCATCGACACGCCTGAGGCGGCGCGCGAGATCACCGAGCGGCTGGGCGGCAAGTCGGTCGTCAAGGCTCAGGTGAAGGTCGGTGGCCGCGGCAAGGCCGGTGGTGTCAAGCTGGCCGCCACCCCGGACGAGGCCGTCGCCCGCGCGACGGACATCCTCGGCATGGACATCAAGGGCCACACGGTCCACAAGGTCATGCTCGCGGAGACCGCTCCGGAGATCCTCGAGGAGTACTACGTCTCCTTCCTCCTCGACCGCGCCAACCGCACCTTCCTCTCCATCGCCTCGGTCGAGGGCGGCATGGAGATCGAAGAGGTCGCTGCCACCCGCCCCGAGGCCGTCGCCAAGATCGCGATCGACGCCATCGACGGCGTGGACCGGGCCAAGGCCGAGGAGATCGTCGCCGCGGCCAAGTTCCCGGCCGAGGTCGCCGACAAGGTCGCCGACGTCCTCGTCAGCCTCTGGGAGGTCTTCATCAAGGAGGACGCCCTCCTGGTGGAGGTCAACCCTCTCGCCAAGGTCGCCTCCGGTGACGTCATCGCCCTCGACGGGAAGGTGTCGCTGGACGACAACGCGGAGTTCCGTCACCCCGAGTTCGAGGAGCTCCACGACAAGGCCGCCGCCAACCCGCTGGAGGCGGCTGCCAAGGAGAAGAACCTCAACTACGTCAAGCTCGACGGTGAGGTCGGCATCATCGGCAACGGCGCGGGTCTGGTCATGTCGACCCTGGACGTCGTCGCGTACGCCGGTGAGGCCCACAAGGGCGTCAAGCCCGCCAACTTCCTCGACATCGGTGGCGGCGCCTCCGCCGAGGTGATGGCGAACGGTCTGGAGATCATCCTGGGCGACCCGGACGTGAAGTCCGTGTTCGTCAACGTCTTCGGCGGCATCACCGCGTGCGACGCGGTCGCCAACGGCATCGTGCAGGCCCTGGAGCTGCTGGAGTCCAAGGGCGAGGAGGTCACCAAGCCGCTGGTCGTGCGTCTGGACGGCAACAACGCCGAACTGGGCCGTCAGATTCTGGACGACCGCAACCACCCGCTCGTGCAGCGGGTGGACACCATGGACGGCGCGGCCGACAAGGCCGCCGAGCTGGCTGCTGCCGCGAAGTAAGGGACGAGGTCACAGAACACCATGGCTATCTTCCTCACCAAGGAATCCAAGGTCATCGTCCAGGGCATGACCGGCTCCGAGGGCCAGAAGCACACGCGTCGCATGCTGGCCTCGGGCACGAACATCGTCGGTGGCGTGAACCCGCGCAAGGCGGGCCAGAGCGTGGACTTCGACGGCACCGAGGTACCGGTCTTCGGGACCGTGAAGGACGCCATCGAGAAGACCGGCGCCGACGTCACGGTGATCTTCGTTCCGGAGAAGTTCACCAAGGACGCGGTGATCGAGGCGATCGACGCGGAGATCCCGCTCGCGGTGGTCATCACCGAGGGCATCGCGGTGCACGACTCGGCCTCCTTCTGGGCGTACGCCGGGAAGAAGGGCAACAGGACGCGGATCATCGGCCCGAACTGCCCGGGTCTGATCACGCCGGGTCAGTCGAACGCGGGCATCATCCCGGCCGACATCACCAAGCCGGGCCGGATCGGTCTGGTGTCGAAGTCGGGCACGCTGACGTACCAGATGATGTACGAGCTGCGGGACATCGGCTTCTCCACCTGTGTGGGTATCGGTGGTGACCCGATCATCG from Streptomyces sp. 6-11-2 encodes:
- the sucC gene encoding ADP-forming succinate--CoA ligase subunit beta, translating into MDLFEYQARDLFAEHGVPVLAGEVIDTPEAAREITERLGGKSVVKAQVKVGGRGKAGGVKLAATPDEAVARATDILGMDIKGHTVHKVMLAETAPEILEEYYVSFLLDRANRTFLSIASVEGGMEIEEVAATRPEAVAKIAIDAIDGVDRAKAEEIVAAAKFPAEVADKVADVLVSLWEVFIKEDALLVEVNPLAKVASGDVIALDGKVSLDDNAEFRHPEFEELHDKAAANPLEAAAKEKNLNYVKLDGEVGIIGNGAGLVMSTLDVVAYAGEAHKGVKPANFLDIGGGASAEVMANGLEIILGDPDVKSVFVNVFGGITACDAVANGIVQALELLESKGEEVTKPLVVRLDGNNAELGRQILDDRNHPLVQRVDTMDGAADKAAELAAAAK
- the sucD gene encoding succinate--CoA ligase subunit alpha yields the protein MAIFLTKESKVIVQGMTGSEGQKHTRRMLASGTNIVGGVNPRKAGQSVDFDGTEVPVFGTVKDAIEKTGADVTVIFVPEKFTKDAVIEAIDAEIPLAVVITEGIAVHDSASFWAYAGKKGNRTRIIGPNCPGLITPGQSNAGIIPADITKPGRIGLVSKSGTLTYQMMYELRDIGFSTCVGIGGDPIIGTTHIDALKAFQDDPDTDLIVMIGEIGGDAEERAAAFIKENVTKPVVGYVAGFTAPEGKTMGHAGAIVSGSSGTAQAKKEALEAAGVKVGKTPTEAAALARQAV